One Parageobacillus sp. KH3-4 genomic region harbors:
- the motB gene encoding flagellar motor protein MotB, translating to MNKKKKQKQDEHINESWLIPYSDLLTLLLALFIVLFASSQIDQKKFEQIAHSFNAALTGGTGVLEFQAPMEQEHRPSQPKQQNNNKKELDKQDREELHEVQEKIDTYIAKEHLNGKLKTSLTEEGLAITILNDILFDSGSAEVRPQDQQLAKEISQLLVMNPPRNIIISGHTDNVPIHNAQFSSNWELSVMRAVNFMKLLLENPKLDPRLFSAKGYGEFKPVASNNTPEGRMKNRRVEILILPNTQASQREDSGSSS from the coding sequence ATGAATAAGAAAAAAAAGCAAAAACAAGACGAGCATATTAACGAATCATGGCTGATTCCGTATTCCGATTTATTAACATTATTACTGGCACTTTTTATCGTGCTATTTGCCAGCAGCCAAATTGACCAAAAAAAATTCGAGCAAATTGCTCATTCATTTAATGCGGCATTAACCGGCGGAACAGGCGTGCTCGAGTTTCAAGCACCAATGGAGCAAGAACATCGCCCTTCGCAGCCCAAGCAGCAAAATAACAATAAAAAGGAACTAGACAAACAAGATAGAGAAGAACTGCATGAAGTGCAAGAAAAAATCGATACATATATTGCGAAAGAACATTTAAACGGGAAACTGAAAACATCTTTAACAGAGGAAGGATTAGCGATAACGATATTAAACGATATTTTGTTTGATTCAGGAAGCGCAGAAGTGCGACCACAAGATCAACAGCTGGCAAAAGAAATTTCCCAGCTTCTTGTCATGAATCCGCCGCGCAATATTATTATTAGCGGGCATACCGATAATGTGCCAATTCACAATGCACAATTCTCCTCCAATTGGGAACTAAGCGTCATGCGTGCTGTAAATTTTATGAAATTGTTGTTAGAAAATCCTAAGCTCGATCCGCGGTTGTTTAGTGCGAAAGGATATGGAGAATTTAAACCGGTAGCATCAAATAATACTCCTGAAGGAAGAATGAAAAACCGGCGCGTCGAAATTTTAATATTGCCAAATACCCAAGCTTCACAGAGAGAAGACAGTGGCAGCTCATCTTAA
- the motA gene encoding flagellar motor stator protein MotA, which translates to MDKTSIIGIILGIIAVGVGMYLKGVNPSVLINPAAILIILVGTMASVTIAFPIREIKKVPKLFGVLFKEQNIPTIEELIPLFVDWANIARREGLLALEAKLDEIDDPFLRNGLSMAIDGQTQDFIRDVMTEEIEAMEERHEANAAIFSQAGTYAPTLGVLGAVVGLIAALSNMDNISELGIAISAAFVATLLGIFTGYVLWHPFANKLRRKSKEEAKIRQVMIEGVLSILEGQAPRAIEQKLASYLPATERKKIIEQGEKGNE; encoded by the coding sequence TTGGACAAAACATCAATTATCGGAATTATTCTTGGCATTATCGCTGTAGGTGTCGGCATGTATCTTAAAGGCGTCAATCCTAGCGTATTGATAAACCCTGCGGCGATCTTAATCATTCTCGTTGGAACTATGGCTTCCGTCACCATCGCTTTTCCTATTCGTGAAATTAAAAAAGTGCCAAAGCTGTTCGGCGTGCTTTTTAAAGAACAAAATATCCCAACCATCGAAGAATTAATCCCATTGTTCGTTGATTGGGCAAATATAGCCCGGCGAGAAGGATTGCTCGCGCTGGAGGCAAAATTAGACGAAATTGACGATCCGTTTTTGCGAAATGGCTTAAGCATGGCAATTGACGGGCAAACGCAAGATTTTATTCGCGATGTTATGACAGAAGAAATCGAAGCGATGGAAGAGCGTCATGAAGCGAACGCAGCCATTTTTTCGCAAGCAGGTACATACGCGCCAACGCTTGGAGTGCTTGGCGCAGTTGTCGGGCTGATTGCCGCATTAAGCAATATGGACAACATCAGCGAACTTGGTATAGCAATTAGCGCTGCATTTGTCGCAACGCTGTTAGGGATTTTCACTGGGTATGTGTTATGGCATCCATTTGCTAATAAATTAAGACGCAAATCAAAAGAAGAAGCAAAAATACGGCAAGTCATGATTGAAGGAGTCCTTTCCATTTTAGAAGGACAAGCACCGCGGGCGATCGAACAAAAACTTGCTTCCTATCTTCCGGCAACTGAACGAAAAAAAATCATAGAACAGGGAGAAAAAGGAAATGAATAA
- the pssA gene encoding CDP-diacylglycerol--serine O-phosphatidyltransferase, whose product MFLSDYLDYTLKKLKANTANILTLTNLSLGGFSVLTTLKEQLHVSLLLIFLAALVDRFDGAVARKLNIESELGKQLDSMSDIISFGVAPALLMYQSILYEFGAPGAFFTILYIGCGAFRLARFNITENNGYFSGLPITAAGVLLTLSYLTIHYFPPQFFIFLMITLSFLMVGTFKLKKI is encoded by the coding sequence ATGTTTTTATCGGATTATTTAGATTACACGCTAAAAAAATTAAAGGCAAACACAGCAAACATTTTAACATTGACAAATTTATCGCTAGGCGGTTTTTCTGTCTTAACGACGTTAAAAGAGCAGCTTCATGTCAGCTTGCTTCTTATTTTTTTAGCAGCTTTAGTCGATCGCTTCGACGGGGCTGTTGCCCGAAAGCTAAATATTGAGTCGGAACTCGGAAAGCAATTGGACTCGATGAGCGATATTATCTCATTTGGGGTAGCTCCCGCTCTATTAATGTATCAAAGCATATTGTATGAATTTGGCGCGCCAGGCGCGTTTTTTACGATTTTGTACATTGGCTGCGGAGCGTTTCGCCTTGCCCGCTTTAATATTACAGAAAACAACGGCTATTTTTCTGGGCTGCCAATTACAGCTGCAGGAGTACTACTAACGTTAAGCTATTTAACGATCCATTATTTTCCCCCGCAATTTTTTATTTTCCTTATGATCACGTTGTCGTTTTTAATGGTCGGAACATTTAAATTGAAAAAAATATAA
- a CDS encoding phosphatidylserine decarboxylase: protein MLKWLYRLMIELTNHSLSSKIIAVFAKSRLSALLIPSYAKIYGINQEEMEKNLKNYKTLQQLFIRKLKEGARPIDQTQNSIISPVDGIIEDIGVIRENSEIVVKGKTYSIAEMLGSAEDAKKYLNGLFVILYLSPSHYHRIHSPISGVVQKQWTLGKKSYPVNRLGLKYGKRPLSKNYRTITEVVANGKHIAIVKIGAMFVNSIELTHASKQLVKGQEIAYFSFGSTVVLLFEKNSIEIDERIVAPMGVKVGERIGYLK from the coding sequence TTGTTAAAATGGCTGTACCGTCTTATGATTGAACTGACGAATCATTCTCTTTCATCAAAAATAATTGCCGTTTTTGCGAAATCCCGCTTAAGCGCGTTGCTTATTCCATCGTATGCAAAAATTTATGGTATTAATCAAGAAGAGATGGAGAAAAACTTAAAAAATTATAAAACGCTGCAACAGTTGTTTATTCGCAAGCTAAAAGAAGGAGCAAGGCCGATTGATCAAACGCAGAACAGCATTATTAGCCCTGTTGACGGGATTATTGAAGACATTGGCGTGATCCGCGAAAACAGCGAAATCGTCGTGAAGGGCAAGACGTATTCGATTGCGGAGATGCTCGGAAGCGCCGAGGATGCAAAGAAATATTTGAACGGATTATTCGTTATTTTGTATTTAAGTCCAAGCCATTATCACCGCATCCATAGCCCAATATCTGGAGTCGTGCAAAAGCAATGGACGCTTGGAAAAAAATCGTATCCTGTCAACCGCCTTGGCTTGAAATACGGGAAACGTCCGTTATCGAAAAACTACCGCACGATTACAGAAGTGGTTGCAAACGGGAAGCATATCGCGATTGTGAAAATCGGAGCGATGTTTGTCAACAGCATTGAGCTTACCCATGCGAGCAAGCAGCTTGTTAAAGGACAAGAAATTGCTTACTTTTCCTTTGGCTCTACCGTCGTTTTATTGTTTGAAAAGAACAGCATTGAAATTGATGAGCGAATCGTTGCACCGATGGGAGTGAAGGTGGGAGAGCGAATTGGCTATTTAAAATAA
- a CDS encoding sporulation histidine kinase inhibitor Sda, which yields MKYLSDELLIESYYKAKELKLSPEFIELIEREIHRRALGHKIKLSS from the coding sequence ATGAAGTATCTATCTGATGAATTATTGATCGAATCGTATTACAAGGCAAAAGAATTGAAATTAAGCCCCGAATTCATTGAGTTAATCGAACGAGAGATTCACCGCCGTGCATTAGGGCATAAAATTAAGCTTTCCTCATAA
- a CDS encoding YqeG family HAD IIIA-type phosphatase yields the protein MLHYFLPSQFAKRVLDITPSSLKEKGIKGVITDLDNTLVEWDRSNATPELIEWLENMKQEGIKVMIVSNNNKKRVQSFAEPLGIPFIFEARKPLTSAFQKALSMMQLSKDEVVVIGDQLLTDVFGGNRMGLNTILVVPVAQTDGLWTRLNRKMERKILKMMRKKGMLYWEE from the coding sequence GTGCTCCATTATTTTTTGCCAAGTCAATTTGCTAAACGTGTACTGGACATTACTCCTAGCTCGCTAAAAGAAAAGGGAATTAAAGGGGTTATTACTGATTTAGATAATACGCTTGTCGAGTGGGATCGCTCAAACGCCACTCCGGAACTAATCGAGTGGCTTGAGAATATGAAACAAGAGGGCATTAAGGTAATGATCGTGTCTAATAATAATAAAAAACGAGTGCAATCTTTTGCGGAACCGCTCGGCATTCCGTTTATTTTTGAAGCACGAAAGCCGTTAACAAGCGCTTTTCAAAAGGCGTTGTCGATGATGCAATTGAGTAAAGACGAAGTGGTTGTCATTGGTGATCAATTGTTGACAGATGTGTTTGGAGGAAATCGGATGGGCTTAAATACCATTTTGGTTGTTCCGGTTGCACAGACGGATGGGCTTTGGACCCGTTTGAATCGAAAGATGGAACGGAAAATTTTAAAGATGATGCGGAAAAAAGGAATGCTTTATTGGGAGGAATGA
- the yqeH gene encoding ribosome biogenesis GTPase YqeH, whose translation MEQQIRCIGCGAIIQSEDETKPGYAPKSVLEKEEVICQRCFRLKHYNEVQDVELTDDDFLKILHSIGQSEALVVKIVDIFDFNGSWLPGLHRFVANNPILLVGNKVDLLPKSVKYPKLIHWMVQSANDLGLKPVDICLVSAVKGIGIAKVMEAIEKHRLGKNVYVVGCTNVGKSTFINRIIQETTGKGNVITTSYFPGTTLDIIEIPLDDGAALYDTPGIINRHQMAHFVDKKDLKVITPKREIHPKVYQLNERQTLFFGGLARLDYIKGGRRSFVCYFSNELPIHRTKLEKADALYAKQLGELLSPPSKHYIDQFPPLVAHTFTIKERKTDIVFSGLGWVTCNEPGAQVIAYAPKGVDILIRKSLI comes from the coding sequence GTGGAACAACAAATTCGTTGCATTGGCTGCGGAGCGATCATTCAATCGGAAGATGAAACAAAACCCGGCTATGCGCCAAAAAGCGTTTTAGAAAAAGAAGAAGTCATTTGCCAACGCTGTTTCCGCTTAAAGCACTATAATGAAGTGCAGGATGTAGAACTGACAGATGATGACTTTTTAAAAATTTTACACAGCATTGGCCAGTCGGAAGCGCTTGTCGTAAAAATCGTCGATATTTTTGACTTCAATGGAAGCTGGCTTCCGGGGTTGCATCGGTTTGTTGCGAACAACCCGATTTTGCTTGTTGGAAATAAAGTGGATCTGCTCCCGAAATCAGTAAAATACCCAAAACTCATCCATTGGATGGTACAATCGGCAAACGATCTCGGCCTAAAGCCGGTTGACATATGTTTAGTGAGCGCTGTCAAAGGAATCGGAATAGCGAAAGTAATGGAGGCGATCGAAAAGCATCGGCTTGGAAAAAACGTCTATGTCGTTGGTTGTACGAATGTCGGAAAATCAACATTTATTAATCGCATTATTCAAGAAACGACGGGGAAAGGAAATGTGATTACAACATCCTATTTTCCGGGAACGACGCTAGACATCATCGAAATCCCGTTAGATGACGGAGCGGCGCTTTACGATACGCCGGGAATTATTAATCGTCATCAAATGGCGCATTTTGTCGATAAAAAAGATTTAAAAGTCATCACGCCAAAGCGGGAAATCCATCCAAAAGTATATCAGCTGAATGAACGGCAGACGTTGTTTTTCGGAGGACTCGCCCGGCTTGATTATATAAAAGGAGGGCGGCGGTCTTTTGTATGTTATTTCTCCAATGAACTGCCGATTCATCGAACAAAGCTGGAAAAGGCCGATGCGTTATACGCCAAGCAACTTGGCGAACTTCTGTCGCCACCAAGCAAACATTATATAGATCAATTCCCACCATTGGTGGCGCATACGTTTACCATAAAAGAGAGAAAAACAGATATTGTGTTTTCCGGCCTTGGTTGGGTAACATGCAACGAGCCGGGAGCGCAAGTCATTGCGTATGCGCCAAAAGGAGTTGACATTTTAATCCGAAAATCGTTGATCTAG
- the aroE gene encoding shikimate dehydrogenase: MEKLYALFGCPVHHSLSPLMHNDAFQNMNIAARYHAFHVEPKHLKDAISGVKALGISGLNVTIPHKTAVIPLLDDVDTAARRIGAVNTIVNENGRLIGYNTDGPGYVRALEEEVNIDIKEKRILMIGAGGAARGIYFSLVDRGVKQIDICNRTVSKAKQLIDECDAAVSSTAYSLNEAEERLGDYDILINTTSVGMYPHMEEMPISLANMKEGTVVSDIIYNPLETKWLKEARKRNAIVQNGVGMFVYQGALAFEKWTGVFPDVERMKKIVIEQLRR; the protein is encoded by the coding sequence ATGGAAAAGTTATACGCGTTATTTGGTTGTCCAGTTCATCATTCGTTATCGCCGCTAATGCATAATGATGCGTTTCAGAATATGAACATTGCCGCTCGCTACCACGCATTTCATGTGGAACCGAAGCATTTAAAGGATGCAATCAGCGGGGTGAAGGCGCTTGGTATTTCGGGATTAAATGTGACGATTCCCCATAAAACGGCGGTAATCCCGTTGCTTGATGACGTCGACACAGCAGCGCGGCGCATTGGAGCTGTCAATACGATCGTAAATGAAAATGGGCGGTTGATCGGCTATAATACAGATGGCCCTGGATATGTTCGGGCGCTGGAGGAAGAAGTAAACATCGATATAAAGGAAAAACGCATTTTAATGATTGGAGCGGGGGGAGCGGCAAGAGGAATTTATTTTTCCCTTGTCGATAGAGGCGTCAAACAAATCGATATTTGTAACCGAACGGTATCAAAAGCAAAACAGCTTATTGATGAATGCGATGCCGCTGTTTCCTCGACCGCTTACTCGCTAAATGAGGCGGAAGAACGTTTAGGAGATTATGATATTCTCATTAATACGACGTCTGTCGGGATGTATCCTCACATGGAGGAAATGCCGATTTCCCTTGCGAATATGAAAGAAGGAACGGTCGTGTCCGATATTATCTACAACCCATTAGAAACGAAATGGTTAAAAGAAGCCCGGAAAAGAAATGCGATTGTTCAAAATGGAGTCGGCATGTTTGTATATCAAGGAGCGTTAGCGTTCGAAAAATGGACAGGGGTGTTTCCGGACGTCGAACGTATGAAAAAAATAGTGATCGAACAGCTTAGGAGGTAA
- the yhbY gene encoding ribosome assembly RNA-binding protein YhbY — protein MLTGKQKRFLRAKAHHLKPIFQVGKGGVGENMIKQIADALEARELIKVSVLQNCEEDRHVVAEQLARGAGAELVQVIGNTIVLYKESKENKQIILPR, from the coding sequence ATGTTAACGGGAAAACAAAAACGCTTTTTGCGGGCGAAAGCTCATCATTTGAAGCCGATTTTCCAAGTGGGAAAAGGTGGAGTAGGCGAAAATATGATTAAGCAAATTGCCGACGCGCTTGAAGCGCGCGAGCTTATTAAAGTGAGCGTGCTGCAAAACTGCGAGGAAGACCGCCATGTCGTCGCCGAGCAGCTTGCACGGGGCGCGGGCGCGGAACTTGTACAAGTAATTGGGAATACGATTGTATTGTATAAGGAGTCAAAGGAAAACAAGCAAATTATATTGCCGCGCTAA
- a CDS encoding nicotinate-nucleotide adenylyltransferase, protein MKKIGIFGGTFDPPHYGHLLMANEVLHALRLSEIWFMPNRIPPHKQHEQVTKSEDRLRMLELAIADHPRFHIETIELEREGPSYTYDTMCQLLSMHPDDEFYFIIGADMVEYLPHWYKIAELVQLVTFVGVKRPGFSTKTSYPIIEVEVPQFAVSSSMIRDRVRRGQTIRYLVPECVRLYIEEKKLYGTTRSVNYR, encoded by the coding sequence ATGAAAAAAATTGGGATTTTTGGAGGGACGTTTGATCCGCCGCATTACGGGCATTTATTAATGGCTAACGAAGTGCTTCATGCGTTGCGGTTGTCGGAAATTTGGTTTATGCCGAATCGCATCCCTCCACATAAACAACATGAACAAGTGACGAAAAGCGAAGATCGCTTGCGTATGCTTGAACTAGCGATCGCTGATCATCCGCGGTTTCATATTGAAACGATTGAATTAGAAAGAGAAGGACCATCATATACGTATGATACGATGTGTCAGCTGCTTTCGATGCACCCAGATGATGAGTTTTATTTTATTATCGGTGCAGACATGGTGGAATATTTGCCGCACTGGTATAAAATTGCTGAACTGGTTCAGTTAGTGACATTTGTCGGTGTCAAGCGTCCGGGATTTTCCACTAAAACGTCTTATCCGATTATCGAAGTGGAAGTTCCGCAGTTTGCGGTATCTTCTTCAATGATTCGCGATCGGGTCAGAAGAGGACAAACGATTCGGTATTTAGTGCCAGAATGCGTAAGACTTTATATAGAGGAGAAGAAACTATATGGAACGACAAGAAGCGTTAACTATCGTTAA
- the yqeK gene encoding bis(5'-nucleosyl)-tetraphosphatase (symmetrical) YqeK, translated as MERQEALTIVKKQLTEHRYQHTIGVMETAIKLAKQYGADVKKAELAAIFHDYAKYRPKEEMKQIILEQNMPNDLLSYNAELWHAPVGAYLVKTEVGIEDEDILNAIRYHTSGRANMTLLEKVIYLADYIEPGRIFPGVDEVRDLAKHDLNRALTKALQNTIQFLLKKDQPIYPDTIHTYNSLIMEIKGESQE; from the coding sequence ATGGAACGACAAGAAGCGTTAACTATCGTTAAAAAACAATTGACAGAACACCGCTATCAACATACAATTGGCGTCATGGAGACAGCAATCAAGCTTGCCAAGCAGTATGGAGCAGATGTAAAAAAAGCGGAATTGGCAGCTATTTTTCACGACTATGCGAAGTATCGCCCGAAAGAGGAAATGAAACAAATCATTTTGGAGCAAAATATGCCAAACGATTTGCTTTCTTACAATGCTGAATTATGGCATGCTCCAGTGGGGGCTTATTTAGTAAAGACGGAAGTCGGGATTGAAGATGAAGACATACTAAACGCGATTCGTTATCATACGTCAGGACGCGCAAATATGACATTATTGGAAAAAGTGATTTATCTTGCCGATTATATTGAACCTGGACGCATATTCCCGGGAGTAGATGAAGTTCGCGATCTTGCAAAACACGATCTTAATCGGGCGCTAACGAAAGCGTTGCAAAATACGATTCAATTTTTGCTGAAAAAAGACCAACCGATTTATCCAGATACGATTCACACGTATAATTCATTAATTATGGAAATAAAGGGGGAATCTCAAGAATGA
- the rsfS gene encoding ribosome silencing factor codes for MTEQEILRLIVRAADDKKAENIVVLNMKGISLVADYFVICHGNSEKQVQAIAREIKEKAEEHHISVKRVEGFREAKWVLVDLGDIVVHVFDKEERSYYNLERLWGDAPLEDVASVLQQ; via the coding sequence ATGACGGAACAGGAGATATTGCGATTGATCGTGCGGGCAGCCGATGATAAAAAGGCGGAAAATATCGTTGTTTTGAACATGAAAGGCATCTCCCTTGTCGCCGATTATTTTGTTATTTGCCATGGCAATTCGGAAAAGCAAGTGCAGGCGATTGCTCGGGAAATAAAAGAGAAAGCCGAGGAGCATCATATTTCTGTGAAACGGGTAGAAGGATTTCGTGAGGCAAAATGGGTTTTAGTCGATTTAGGCGATATTGTTGTTCATGTTTTTGATAAAGAGGAACGCAGTTATTACAATTTAGAGCGTTTATGGGGAGATGCGCCGCTTGAAGATGTAGCGAGCGTGTTGCAGCAGTGA
- a CDS encoding class I SAM-dependent methyltransferase, producing the protein MTYESFAYWYDALMNEAPYDKWQSFVQKKLKKYGRKEAKRILDVGCGTGELAIRLAKEGFLVTGIDLSENMLAIAQAKAETQHVAIEFFQQNMAELEGFSSFDCATIFCDSLNYLLEENEVRQTFLRIYELLREDGLLLFDVHSTYKIDHVFQGAVFASNDEKISYIWSCYPFSLPHSVEHELTFFVRGDGGTYERYDELHRQRTYEIAQYKQWLTEAGFAVLEITADFTDEAPSETSERIFFVAKK; encoded by the coding sequence GTGACGTACGAGTCATTCGCATATTGGTACGATGCGTTAATGAATGAAGCGCCGTATGATAAATGGCAGTCGTTTGTGCAAAAGAAGCTTAAAAAATATGGGCGCAAAGAGGCGAAACGCATTCTTGATGTTGGATGCGGCACAGGAGAATTGGCGATTCGGCTGGCAAAAGAAGGATTTTTGGTCACAGGCATCGATTTGTCGGAAAATATGCTTGCTATTGCACAGGCGAAAGCGGAAACGCAACATGTCGCGATTGAATTTTTTCAACAAAATATGGCGGAACTAGAAGGATTTTCATCATTTGATTGTGCCACGATTTTTTGCGATTCCCTCAACTATTTATTGGAAGAAAACGAAGTTCGGCAAACGTTTTTGCGCATTTATGAACTGTTAAGAGAAGATGGGCTGTTGTTGTTTGACGTTCATTCCACGTATAAAATAGACCATGTTTTTCAAGGTGCGGTATTTGCAAGTAATGACGAGAAAATTAGCTATATTTGGTCTTGCTATCCGTTTTCATTGCCGCATAGCGTTGAGCATGAGTTAACGTTTTTCGTACGCGGCGACGGCGGAACATATGAACGGTATGACGAACTGCACCGGCAGCGCACATATGAAATCGCTCAATATAAACAATGGCTGACGGAAGCGGGATTTGCCGTACTGGAAATAACCGCAGATTTTACCGATGAAGCGCCAAGCGAAACGTCTGAGCGCATCTTTTTTGTCGCGAAAAAATGA
- the comER gene encoding late competence protein ComER: protein MKIGMIGTGNMGRILIEAFLESGAVKEDQLIITNRTLEKALDIQRHHPDVYVASSAEEVVQKAIIVFLCVKPLDIHPLLQQLASLWTKEHCLISITSPISVQQLEATVPCHVARVIPSVTNRALSGSTLITFGQRCSLYYQTYIEKLFRHISVPSYIDNEITRIASDIASCGPAFFSYLLQRFIEAAVKKTAITKEQATALTNDMIIGLGELLKSNLYTLPALQEKVCVKGGITGEGIAVLEKEMEGVFEQVFAKTQEKFKDDIEKVKKQFNG, encoded by the coding sequence ATGAAAATCGGAATGATCGGGACAGGAAATATGGGAAGGATTTTAATTGAAGCGTTTCTTGAATCCGGTGCCGTTAAAGAAGACCAGCTTATTATTACCAATCGCACATTGGAAAAAGCGTTAGACATCCAGCGTCACCATCCAGACGTCTACGTTGCTTCTAGCGCAGAGGAAGTGGTGCAGAAAGCAATCATCGTGTTTTTATGTGTCAAACCGTTAGATATTCACCCCCTTTTGCAGCAATTGGCTTCTTTGTGGACAAAGGAACATTGTCTCATATCGATTACAAGTCCTATTAGCGTTCAGCAGCTGGAAGCAACCGTTCCTTGCCATGTAGCGCGTGTTATCCCAAGCGTTACAAACCGAGCGCTTTCTGGAAGCACACTAATCACATTTGGGCAGCGCTGTTCCCTCTACTATCAAACCTATATAGAAAAGCTGTTTCGCCACATTTCTGTTCCTTCCTATATTGATAATGAAATTACGCGAATCGCTTCAGACATCGCAAGCTGCGGCCCCGCTTTTTTCAGCTATTTGCTTCAGCGGTTTATAGAGGCTGCCGTGAAAAAAACAGCGATCACAAAAGAACAAGCAACGGCGTTAACCAATGACATGATTATCGGATTGGGGGAATTGTTGAAAAGCAATCTTTACACACTTCCAGCGCTGCAAGAAAAAGTTTGTGTGAAAGGCGGTATTACCGGGGAAGGGATTGCAGTGCTTGAAAAGGAAATGGAAGGGGTATTTGAACAAGTATTTGCCAAGACACAAGAGAAATTCAAAGATGACATCGAAAAAGTAAAAAAGCAATTCAATGGTTAA
- a CDS encoding helix-hairpin-helix domain-containing protein: protein MWEAIKKYDKRWYILLLAVFIAVVAILFRNNEMNEKEQGSVLTAERMVQEAAEKQKEKVQSKTIVVDIKGAVVRPGVYEITDTARVNDVVGMAGGFTKEADQTKVNLAAKVHDEMMIYVPARGETNVSSTDAPLIPSSDSKKVHINTASEEEILQLSGIGPTKAAAIIAYREEHGPFKKVEDLLNVTGIGEKTLEKIKEQIVVP, encoded by the coding sequence ATGTGGGAAGCGATCAAAAAGTATGATAAACGGTGGTACATCCTCCTTTTGGCGGTGTTTATCGCGGTGGTTGCGATTTTGTTTCGTAACAATGAAATGAACGAAAAGGAGCAAGGTTCTGTGCTAACGGCGGAACGAATGGTGCAGGAAGCAGCGGAAAAACAAAAAGAAAAAGTGCAATCGAAAACAATTGTTGTCGATATAAAGGGAGCGGTCGTCCGGCCGGGAGTATACGAAATAACAGACACGGCACGCGTCAACGATGTGGTGGGGATGGCGGGAGGGTTTACAAAAGAAGCGGATCAAACAAAGGTCAACTTGGCAGCAAAAGTACATGATGAGATGATGATTTATGTACCGGCTCGTGGGGAAACGAACGTTTCTTCCACAGATGCTCCGCTTATTCCTTCAAGTGATTCTAAGAAAGTTCACATTAATACAGCATCGGAAGAAGAAATATTGCAGCTTTCGGGGATTGGTCCAACGAAAGCGGCGGCTATTATTGCCTATCGTGAAGAACACGGCCCATTTAAAAAAGTGGAAGATTTGCTAAATGTTACAGGCATTGGCGAAAAAACGCTGGAAAAAATAAAAGAGCAAATTGTTGTGCCGTAA
- a CDS encoding ComE operon protein 2 gives MERITWDQYFMAQSHLLALRSTCTRLAVGATIVRDKRIIAGGYNGSIAGGAHCIDEGCYVIDGHCVRTIHAEMNAIIQCAKFGVPTEGAEMYVTHFPCLHCCKAIIQSGIRAVYYAKDYKNDPYALELFQQAKVRVEHVPFNKEILSLLQR, from the coding sequence ATGGAACGAATTACGTGGGATCAATATTTTATGGCACAAAGCCATTTGTTGGCATTGCGCAGCACCTGCACGCGATTGGCGGTTGGCGCCACCATCGTCCGTGACAAACGAATTATTGCCGGAGGATATAACGGTTCAATCGCCGGTGGGGCCCATTGCATTGACGAAGGGTGTTATGTCATTGATGGTCATTGCGTTCGCACGATCCACGCGGAGATGAATGCGATTATCCAATGTGCGAAATTCGGCGTACCGACGGAAGGAGCAGAGATGTATGTAACCCATTTTCCATGTTTGCATTGCTGCAAAGCGATTATTCAAAGCGGAATTCGCGCTGTATATTATGCAAAAGATTATAAAAACGATCCGTATGCGCTGGAACTTTTTCAACAAGCGAAAGTTCGCGTAGAGCATGTGCCGTTTAATAAAGAAATTTTGTCGCTTCTCCAGCGCTGA